A genomic stretch from Edaphobacter aggregans includes:
- a CDS encoding GYD domain-containing protein, whose product MPTYVTLARWTTQGAHTVKDSPARLDAAKNALAAEGVKVLHFFMTTGAHDMLIITEAPNDEVMAKAMLTQISKGGITTQTSRAFTEDEYRKIVGSL is encoded by the coding sequence ATGCCAACTTATGTCACGCTTGCGCGTTGGACTACGCAGGGAGCACACACAGTTAAGGACAGCCCAGCCAGACTGGATGCCGCGAAGAATGCCCTTGCAGCGGAAGGCGTCAAGGTACTGCACTTCTTTATGACAACGGGAGCGCACGATATGCTCATCATCACGGAAGCGCCGAATGATGAAGTAATGGCGAAGGCAATGCTAACGCAGATTTCAAAGGGAGGCATTACTACGCAGACTTCGCGGGCGTTTACGGAGGATGAGTATCGGAAGATTGTCGGGAGTCTGTAG
- a CDS encoding acyltransferase family protein, which produces MNTTIVAGETGSMVKPGRLLSLDLLRGLTIGFMILVNNNGSEAAAYWPLKHAAWNGFTPTDLVFPTFLFLVGISTVFSTASRLAQGATKQSLFLHTLRRAVILFLLGLLVNSFPQFHLHTLRIYGVLPRIAVCYFVVATLYLVWPGWKDKVVLVVAALAGYWIIMRFVPVPGYGVPTHDVPLLDHDGNLVAWLDRQIFSASHLYERTRDPEGLISTLPALGTALIGMLTGLWLRTERTLKAKARGIEYAGLSGVLLGWLWNVWFPINKKLWTSSYVLFAAGWSLLLLAFSIWLVDVRGVRRGWWTTFLQVFGTNAIVAYVFSELLAGAIGSIHVAPGVNLGRWMYNGIHSVVPDAAFASLLYSLGFVLVCWLAVYPLYRRRIFIKI; this is translated from the coding sequence ATGAATACGACGATCGTTGCAGGGGAAACGGGTTCGATGGTCAAGCCGGGGCGGCTGCTCTCGCTGGATCTGTTGCGCGGGCTCACGATTGGCTTCATGATCCTGGTGAATAACAACGGCTCGGAGGCGGCGGCTTACTGGCCGCTGAAACATGCCGCGTGGAATGGGTTTACGCCGACTGATCTTGTGTTCCCGACGTTTCTGTTTCTGGTGGGGATCTCGACGGTGTTCTCTACCGCTTCGCGGTTGGCTCAGGGAGCGACGAAGCAGTCGCTGTTTTTGCATACGCTGCGGCGAGCGGTGATTTTGTTTTTGCTGGGGCTGCTGGTGAATAGCTTTCCGCAGTTTCATCTGCATACGCTGCGGATTTATGGGGTGCTTCCGCGGATTGCGGTCTGCTATTTCGTTGTGGCTACGCTGTACCTGGTGTGGCCGGGGTGGAAGGATAAGGTGGTGCTGGTGGTGGCGGCGCTGGCTGGGTACTGGATCATCATGCGGTTTGTGCCGGTGCCAGGATATGGCGTTCCTACACATGATGTTCCGTTGCTGGATCATGATGGGAATTTGGTGGCTTGGCTCGACCGGCAGATATTTTCGGCTTCGCATTTATATGAGCGGACACGCGATCCTGAGGGGCTGATCAGCACGCTGCCTGCGCTGGGGACGGCGCTGATCGGGATGCTGACGGGGCTTTGGCTACGGACGGAGAGGACGCTGAAGGCGAAGGCTCGGGGGATTGAGTACGCGGGCTTGAGCGGGGTCTTGCTGGGGTGGCTTTGGAACGTGTGGTTTCCGATCAATAAGAAGTTGTGGACCAGCTCGTATGTGTTGTTTGCGGCGGGGTGGAGTCTGCTGCTGCTGGCATTTTCGATCTGGCTCGTCGATGTGCGAGGCGTGCGGCGTGGGTGGTGGACGACGTTTTTGCAGGTGTTTGGGACGAATGCGATTGTGGCGTATGTCTTCTCGGAACTGCTGGCCGGGGCGATTGGCAGCATTCATGTTGCTCCGGGAGTGAATCTGGGGCGATGGATGTACAACGGGATTCATAGCGTGGTGCCAGATGCGGCGTTCGCTTCCCTGCTTTACTCGCTGGGTTTTGTGTTGGTGTGCTGGCTGGCGGTGTATCCGCTCTATCGGCGGCGGATCTTTATCAAGATTTGA